The Lolium perenne isolate Kyuss_39 chromosome 6, Kyuss_2.0, whole genome shotgun sequence genome segment ttttttgaaaaacaATCAAAATGTTTATTTTTTTTATCTGCGAGCTAATTCCATAACACAAACAGAGATGTTTCAAGTATGGGTTCACTAACATTTTGGTATAGAAGAAATATGACATATTTCATATAAGGGTCATACATAATTTTCCAAGTTTTTTCACAAAAATATTTGTCATTCAAATATGTTTCAATTATAGCtttgttttcaaaaaaaaatcagttaATTTTTTAAGACAATCAAAATATTTTGTTAATATGTGAGCTAATTCCATAAAACAAACAAGAAATGTTTCAAGTATGGGTTCACTAACATTTTGGTATAAAAGAGATCTGACATATTTAATATAAGGGTTAGTGAACCCATATATGTTCCTTTTTATGTTTAAGAATGGGTACACTTGATATGATTTTCCAAACTTTCCATAAAAAGATTATTTGCCATTCAAATATGTTTCAATTTTTATTGCTTTGTTTTCAAATTGATTCAGTTCATTTTTCGGAAAACAAtcaaaatatttttattttttatctaTGAGCTAATATTCCATAAAAGGAACAAAAATGTTTCAAGTATGGGTTCAATAACATTTTGGTATAAAACAGATCTGACATATTTCATACCAAACAAGAGCCAGTATTATATCAACAAAATATAGCATACAACATTGACATTTGAAACATTTGTTTACCAATAGTATTATACTGTATCAACAAAATATTCTCTCATTCTGGATTTTTTTAATGGATTTTGACAAGGATTTCTCAATCCGGGCTATTACACAAAAATATCAGAAAATAAAATTACAGAGCTTTGCATGATGTAGACATCACACGGAATACAAGACTTGAATTTCAGATCAGACAAAAAATAGCAACCACCTATGTAGTAAACAATTCCTACATAGAGGAAACGAATCCCAAACCTAGCCCGCACATGAACAAGATGGCGGCGGCCGCCTCGTCTTCCTCCGGTGGCTCTCATCGAGGAGGCCGAGGGCGCTGCGCTGCAGGTCAAAGCTCCAGAGTAATCCCTTGCTCATGCACGGCGCGGCCATCCTGGCCGCTATCTCGCCGTCTCGCTACAGTTTGGCGTCCGCCTCACCGCAGGTCTCGCTCCGCCGCAGCCGCCGCTTTTATTTTGGATCGATCTTGAGAGAAAGATTGGAAAGGGAGACACGGACTCACGGTGGGGGCGGCCTGATATTACTCTCTTGCTCCGTACGTATGTACCGCGTAGACTACCAACGTAGGTACCTCTCGCAATCAATACCAATAAAAAACTGCGTATACACTAAAGACGTACACGAATCTCTACGGAAAATCGGACGGCAGTTGGAGCACCGGTAGGAACCGGTTCCGCCAGAAAATCCGCGTCCCGCGGCATCCAGCGAGTATCTCATGTGCCCAACGTCATGAATCAAGACTATGTGCCCTGGTAATCATGTCCACGCGGTCTTCTGCGTTTGGAGAAGTGCCCATTTTCTTCGAAATGGAGGTTCTACTCCAGCCTCTACATTAAAATGATGTACACAAATCTCGAACAAGTGGGAGCGGAATCTTCCCGAGGTATAAAAACACCGCTCAGCCGCATCGCCTCTTCGTATCTGCCATTTCACCCCCAAATCTCGAAAGAAAACCCTACCCCGCATCGACGTCTCTGCTTATGGCCGCCCACCTCCGTCGGTACCGCCGCACAATCTGGTGCGAATCGACGGATCGAGCATTGGAGGACGAATTGGAGAAGCATGCACCGACCATTGGTGGCGATGTCGATGCAGCTGCGGTCGGAGGCACCGTGGTTGGTACGGCGCCCCCTGCTCCGATCACCGTCGCAACGGTGGTCAATCCTATTGCCGATGAGGAGGAGTAGGAGGGGGAGGAGGATGGGGTCTTCGCCCTCGATTCGGAGGCGGATCTGCTGCAGCATTTGAAGGCGAAGACTCTTAAGACGTTCTTTGCCGCCGACCCCAAGCTGCAGCCGGTCACAATAGTCTCAGAGGTCTCTTGCATCGTTCCCGACAATGATTGCGGAGACGTCGACTTGGAAGCGGATCTACGGCTGAAACTCACGGCAGAGAAGGTGACAATCACTGGTGTCGTCACCCCTTGCAGCTGCCGATTGAAGAGGTGCGTGAGGCTCGGTGGGAGGTCTACGACAGAATGTCATGATGGAGAAGGTGACGATCACCGCTGTTGTTGCCCCCTTGCAGTTGTCGGTCGACGAGGTGCCCGAGGGATcctaccaccttcctggcaacgacaTGAAGCATGTACATCTCATCTTGCATGTATTTGTGTAATTTTTATTTCTAGGGTTTGATTACTAGTGTTCCATTCCTAGGGTTAGTTCACATATGTGTATGAGCAGCTGCTCAATATGCACCAATTAATTGTTAATTTATACCTAGGGTTAGTTCTCGTACTAGATTTTATGACAGTACATTCAGTGAGAGAAGCATCAAAACAAACTGGATTCTATTTATGGTATGACAGTAGATTCCTAGAAGATATTTTGATCATAAACATATGCTTTTGTGGTATGAGATTTTACAAATTGCCCAGACCCTTCTTCATTTTACTGAAGAGGATGATAATCTTTTATGTAAGCTTGAACCAAATGGCATATATAATGTGAAATCCCTATATACAGTGGTCAATTTTAGGGGGATTTTATTTGTATATATACAAAATGTGTGGAAAATAAAAACCACCACATGTTCATTTCTTCCTATGGTTGTTGTCTCATAATAGAATTCTCACTAGAGATAATTTAGTTAAGAGACAAAATATGGATGATCTGGCCTGTGTTTTTTTACAATGAACCTGAAACAAGTACACATTTGTTTTTTGAGTGTGTGATTGCTAGAGTTATATGGCATGAGATTTTGCACTTGACTAGGTTGGAATCTTCCCAGGTTTCACTAGAATCCTTGGCTGCATTTTGGGAGCAGAATAAAACTTACAAAGTGCTTAATATGATTAATGCTGCAGTATTATGGGTTATCTGGATCATTAGGAATGATTTGTGCCTCAATCTAACCTCATGGACCAGTTTACAGGTCGTATGACGCAAGACGGCTTACTTGCTTGCTCGATGGAGCATTctgctggggggggggggggggggcaaaaaaTGAAATAAGATTTAGCTCATGCTCCACCACCACTGTTGTGGCTAGATCCTGGCTGGTtctggtgaagaagatgatgacatCTACTGAAGTGGAGTTGATGAATCAACGATGTTCTAGGGACGAGGATATCAAGATTACATCCGCTGATACATCGAGGATTCTGGCTGCCAATGCCTTGATGCTAGTGGGTGATGGGGAGTACTTCAAGGTCATGGAAAAGGTTTAAGTCCCCCCAATCGTCACAAAAGCTTTTTGTAGTAGTTGCTTGATGGCCAGGAAATGTAATCGGTGTTTGTCAAGTGGTGGCGTGTGTGCCTTCCCTTGAAGCTACATTATGAGTTTCCCTCTGGGTAAAGTGGGTGTGTGTCTGTAAAAACCTGAATGTTGTGGTATGGTTTCATGCAATGCAGCCGGAGCGAGGCCCTTTTTATCAATAAATAGTGCTGAGACAGTTGAGGTGGCATAGCTGCATGTTTAGCGAAATATATAAGTGAGGATAAACTACTTAGTTATCTAGGATTCGTCATttgattgatcaagatcatgacaTTTTTTGTTGATTTTCCTATATAAGTGTTGGGTGCCAACCTGAAAAGGCATGTATACGATGTAAAATACCTGTAATTCAATTTTGTTTGTTGTCATGAGAAATATGTGCTATGCTTTGTGCGATGTCCTTGTGTAATTTTTCAAGTAACGTGAGACCTTTTCGTTAGAGTTCGACTGAGTCCTTGCCGGCCGCCACGAACGCCACGAACGGTACATCTACAGGGTAAAATACATTTGATGAGAATTTTATGATGTGCCGCCAAAAAATCCACCAATTACGAGGAGCCTTTTTTTTAGTGTTTTTGATAGTTTAGGTTATACAATTTGTGATCCTACCATTGAACCTCCGATCCGATTCAGAATCATGATTTTGAGTACCTTGTTTATACTGTTTGGAACTTACTTTCATTACACTAAAATCTAATTGAGTGTATTTTTATTAATTTGCTAGCATTAACCACGATAATTATGTTGTTGAAATATTAATATAATATTCTTGTGTCCATTTGTGATGTAATTGGTTGATTTTTTTTGCTTGCTTAACTTAAAGTATATGTTGTCACGTAAATTCTTGATTTAATATTTTCACAATTGCATAAATTATATAACACTATTGAGCAGCCAGGGCGCAGAAAAGTTAGTTTGCATTTTATGATGATTCATAAAATTATGCTTTTATATGCAATAATTACATTCATATTGCTCACAACAAGAAAATCGACATAAAAACACACTATATAAGTCATTATAATGTTAACAAAACCAAAAATACGTAGTTTACGTCTTACTTTTGTATGTCATGTAAAAAAAATGCCACGTCTATTTTTTTCCTTATATTCTTCTCGAGTTTCGAAGAAAAAAAAATGTGACGTAAAAATTATGTACCGTTGGAAAGAAATAGAGCATTAAATCACACGATGTAAAAGTCATATACCGCTAATCAAATAGCACAACATATGTATATATGTACGTATATTTGCATACATGTTAGTAGCCTTAAAAATCGTGGCGGAGATCTCTAAGACATATAAGACATAGGATCTAATACACTCAGTAGTGATTTCTGGTGTATTATTAAGTAATCAATAGAAAATTAGCTTTGTAAGTTTTCACGAAACACGTAACGAGTTCCAACGTATTGTATCTATTTTCAACACCCATACATAGCCGCCCAAAAAGCATCTCGCTTTCACCTAAAACATCAAAATTTGGTGGGACGGAGAGAGGTCAGGGCTGAGGTTAACATGATGGACAAAGCGTCGAGAGGACACGAAACAAGTGCCTACTGGTTTCCACTTTATCACACTCGTCCCATTTCGGAGAGAAATCGGAACTCCGCCGTGGAACACGGTGGCTGCATCTGCATAGCTGGATAGGAGTTACCAGGTGAATTCTAGAAATTTCAGGACAACAATTGTGCATTTCCAGTTGTGTGACTCTAAGGTGGTTAGACTCGTAGCAACAATGGCATTGTCGCATCTTGAGTTTGAATAATTTTTGATGGCCAAGAAAAAGTTTGAACATCTTTTGGAGAAGTCGTCGGTAGCATTTCCAATTTCCAAGGGGCAAAGCCGAAGCCAAAGGCAACCCTCCTACCTTGGGCTGGGCTAGCTGACGTGGACCGCATCGCCGTACAtaacacaacacaacacaacagCGACCCAcacccatctccatctccatctccatcctCCATCTTCCTCACCCaacggccaaaccctaggccgcgccaccacCCGCCGCCGATCCCGCCTCGCCGCCGTCCGCCCGCCCGCCATGTCCGCCGCGCACCTCCTCCGCCACTCCCGCAAGGTCCGTCCCCTCCTCCCCCTCCCCTCCCCGATCCGATCCCCGTTACGTGATTGCGGCGCCCGCAATGCCGAATCCCTGCCGGATTTTGCCGGCTCTCCACGCCAGCGGGCGGCAGCAGCAGTCATACGTAGGCGAAGCTCAGATCGGAAGGGAGATCGACGCCCTAGCAGCTCGGGTACCCCGCGCCATGGGAGGAGAGGGCCTGGCGAATTGGGGCGAGAGAGTTTTCGTTTCTGCTCCGTGCGTTCGTTCGCGCGATTCCGCAAGCGTAGATCGGGCAGCTCATTTCCAGCCGTAGGGCCAGACGCGTTTACACCTCTCGCTCCACAgcgtggcttatttccttcccaaCTGCCTGCCGACTACTACTCCGAGTCCTGACTCCTGACTAGCACTTTCGGACTCACGGTTGCTTCCCTGTTCCGTATCACTTCAGAATTCTGTTTCTGCTCATGCGAAATCGCCTTTGTCTCTGTGGGCCGGTTCACCGCGCACACCTGAACCGGTCGATGCCCCTGTGACATGTTAGCCAGTGCCTGCTTCTAATTATCGGGATACATCCCCTTGCATCTGATTATCTCTTGCTACTTGCTACATTGAGTTACGGTGTTACCTCATCGGCTGGCTCACCATGGCTCTGCCATCTGCTCTTGCTTCTGCAGCTGCGGAGCTTGCGGAACGCTATAGACTGCGAGCGCTCCGGCCTGGCGCGCTGCTTCTCCACCGGTTCCGGATCCTTCGCCGTCAAGGAAAACGGTACGCCCGTCCTTCTTTGCCGTTTTATTTCCATGGATATTTCTCGATGTGATTACAGTGCATCTGTTATCCATTTTTTTAGAATCAAGTTGGAGATGCCCTGTCTTAGGGCTTACAGATGCTGTGTTTAATGGTTAAATTATGTTGTTTAGAAGACCATCATCTATTGATACGCTTACAAACAGAAGATGGCAAAGTAGGTTAATTAAATGTGTCATTTGTTTCCAGTCATCTCACCCTCCTCTGCACTCTCCTTCTACTCCCACCAAGCGTGTTTCAGCTTACTGAGTCGACCCTGTTATTTCTATGTCAAGATGTGATGTATCATCTATCTAGTTTAGACGTGCCCCTACTGATCGAGTGCAGGAAGGAGCCACTTTTACTTCCTTTAGACTTACATACATAGAGAGAAGTATATGTCACGAAGATATAATTCAGTGCCTCTTCCTCAGGTGTTGAGAAAAGAATTGGAGGTGCCAGATTTTCTCAGTACAAGCAATCTGGGAAAAACCTTGAGACCTGCAAGGTTACGTCCTTGTAAAATGTGCTCCTTAATTGATGTCTTGTCATGATTTTCTTATTTCTTGTTTTGCCTTTTCAGGTGTCAGTAGGAGGAGTAAATGGAAGCTCCGCTTTCAGAGGAACACTCACCAACCGTATCTCAAGTGGTGTTACTGGCCTCAATGGTCCGCTGTCATGGTATAGTGTGACTTCACTGTTGTGACTTATGATGGTGCTACCTTATGTTTCTGTGTGGTAATGCATGCAAGGAGCTAGGAATATTTGCTAATTAAATCCCTCGCCAATGACTAATATAAACCATGAAAGACCCATTGCATCCTGCGAAGGTCCCTTGAACTATTCCTTGCCACTTTTCAGTTGTTCGATGGCTTTACTCTTTCTTCCAGTTACGAGAATAATGATCTGAAGGTGATTAACCTCTTCTTTGTCTTTTTTTTTCAGTGTGCGGGTAGCCTCAGCAAGGTCTTTCTCAAGTAGTGCAGGTACTCACGCGGTTGAATGTTTGTATATACCCTTGAATAGAAGGACTTCATTTGACAACCAGAAATTGTAAATCTTGTAAAACAGCTTGGTTCTTTTTGGGTAACTATTGTGCAAGGATGGTTCCCTCCATTCATATCTAAGCATTGCAACATACTAGGATTTTTGTCCACATATATTTCTATGTAAACTGCCAGGGTAGTTTTTTTGGTTCCATATTCAGGCATTCTTTTGCTACAGAAGTTTTAGTATCTTGAAATCTGGCCCCTATATCTCAACCATCGTTTTGGTTCCTGTTTTAAAATTCTCTGAGCACTCCAGTGAGTATAGCACAAGCAATGTACCACGTTAGATGTCTTAACGCACTGCACTTATTACAGACCTACCACCACATCAGGAAATTGGGATGCCATCACTTTCTCCTACGATGACTGAGGTGCTTGTTACCCAAAGTTATTAGTATGAAATAGAATAATTGGAGAACTGCAGTTTGTCTTTATTCTTTAAAATCTCACATATACAACCTGATACTTATATTGTCTGCAGGGAAACATTGCCAAGTGGGTGAAGAAGGAAGGGGACCAAGTCTCACCTGGTGAAGTTCTGTGCGAGGTTGAGACGGTAAGGTTTCATCTGTAATGTTAGCTTTGATATTTTTACTAAGTATTTTCTCACAACTGCAGCAGAAGGTAAATAACATCTGGATGCATTTCTTCTGATTAGGATAAAGCCACGGTAGAGATGGAGTGCATGGAAGAGGGCTATCTTGCTAAGATTGTTCAGGGTGATGGTGCCAAGGAGATTAAAGTTGGCGAGGTAAGTATTTTACTGTCCAAAGAATCTATATTTTTTTTACATATTAATTCATATTGTTATCCTGATGCTTGTATGTTTTACTGACATAATCTTGGTTGTATGGCTGATGCTGCTCCCTTAGATCATCTGTGTGACCGTCGAAGAAGAGGGTGACATCGAGAAGTTTAAAGATTATAAACCGTCATCTTCTGATGCACCTGTAGCTCCTTCTGAATCAAAGGCTAAAGCTGAACCTGCGGAACCAAAGGCGGAGGAGAAAGTGCCTGCCAAGGCTCCTGAGCCGAAGGCCCCAAAGACGGAAGAGGCTTCTCGATCTGGCGATAGAATATTCTCCAGCCCCCTTGCAAGAAAATTAGCAGAAGATAACAATGTGAGTAtttacttgagttagtctagataCTTGCTGTAGGCAGTCGCACAGTGCATTCTAATGAGTGCATGAACATGTTCTCAAACAGGTCCCACTATCAAGTGTAAAAGGCACTGGTCCTGATGGTCGTATTCTGAAGGCAGACATTGAAGATTACTTGGGTATGTTGGCTATGCATGTGCTCTTAAATCTTTATGTCAATGTTGATTTGGATGTTTTCCGATTGCTTATCTGTGCCATTGGTTGTTGACTTGCTCTTTAGTGGTGTTTTCTTGGTAGTTGTGAGTTTGTAGAGCGCTTGTGAATTGATATTTGAGTCACTACTCACTTGAGACATTAACTGACATGCATATGTTCTGAGCTCTTATGTTTCTATTTGCATGCAAAATTAGATTATTCTAGTTATGCAGAAGACAGTCTTCTCCTTTCTGACACTCCCAGACTATGATGATATTTGCAACCACATCACATGCATTCCAGTCTTGATAATGTAGTTGCAACATGCCCAGTGCATTTCATTTCATGCTTGCTTAGAAAATAGAAATCCTTAGAGCTGGGTTGTTCTCCAAAAGACTATGCATAAAGAGTGGCTATGGTGCATGGTTACACGTTTTCCACGATCTGCTAACCATCTGAATCTGAATTTTAAAGGAGAAAAAGGTTTAAATGAAATTGTAGTTAAACCTTGCATTAGAAGAACCAAGTAAAAGAAAATCATGCCATGTAGCTCATTATGTTATGCATGATTTGGCTTCTGCTAATCTTCTATTGTGTGAATTAAGTGTAATCCAACCAGTGTCTAATATTTTTGCTTAACAAAGCTTCTGCGACCAAGGGTGGCAAGAGCGAGACTTTTGCAGCTTCAGGATTAGATTACACTGATATTCCAAATGCGCAGATAAGAAAGGTATGTTTCTACATCGCAGAATGCTTGCAAGACTCTTTTTGGTTGATCTTATCTGCCTTGCAGTGTTTCTTAAGGCCTGTTCTTTTCAGGTTACTGCGAACCGCCTCTTAGCCTCTAAACAGACCATCCCGCATTACTACTTGACAGTTGACACACGCGTCGATAATCTTATCAAGTATGGATCACCATTAATTTAGTACTGCTGTACCTACATAACTTTTTTTTTCTAAAAAAGAGTTCCTCATTTTGTTCTGATACAGGCTGCGAGGAGAACTGAACCCTCAGCAAGAAGCTTCTGGTGGAAAGAAGATATCTATTAATGACCTTGTTATAAAGGTAATTGTTGTTCATCCCTTTTTGTGCCTTTATGGTGGTTATCACAGGCGCATTGTTTCTCAGATCATATTTGGTTCTTGAGCATGTGATCTGCAGTTTTAAAATTTACCTTCATGTTTTGTGCAGGCTGCAGCTTTGGCTCTTCGAAAGGTCCCCCAGTGTAACAGTTCTTGGATGAATGATTTTATCCGCCAGTAAGTTTCCAGGAGCAGTTATACCTAACACTTCAATTATATTGGCAAGAAATGTGATATGACAAATGTATTTCTCATGCAGATACAACAATGTGAACATAAATGTCGCTGTACAAACTGAGCATGGATTGTTTGTTCCAGTAGTTAGGGTAAGTTATAGTTTAAACAAGTTCAATTCGTGGAACTTTTTCCATAATCTAACTTGTTCTTATTGAATTGCAGGATGCAGACAAGAAGGGACTTGGTACAATCGGTGAGGAGGTGAAGCAGTTGGCTCAAAGAGCAAGGGATAACAGCTTAAAACCACAAGATTATGAGGTATGGATTGCATGGTGGATGATAAGCATGAAATCAACATCAGTTCCCCAGTCCTTGACGATTTTTATTTAATGTTTCAGGGTGGCACGTTCACAGTATCAAACTTGGGAGGTCCTTTTGGAATTAAACAATTCTGTGCTATCATAAATCCTCCCCAGTCAGCAATCTTGGCCATTGGTTCTGGTAAGAACTCTCGTTACATTTTCACCATGTATCGCTAATAAGTCGTTAGCTCACACGTGTAAAAGTATAACAGTAGTTCTGCATTTATCACGAAATTGGTTTGCCAAACTTATTTTTGAGTCACCACGATGGCCCGATCTGGTATTGAAATCTTCTATGTGAAATCCAGTGCTTCAACCCTTATTGCATGATCTTTACTTGCATTCTGCATTGTATCCAATATTTACTTTTGAGTAACCCTTAGTTTTGTAGGCATGACTTTTGCATATAGTTTTAAGGTCTTGTGCCTTTTGTTCCTGTATCCTACTTTGTAGTATAATTAGGTCCTCCTTATGCTATTAGATATAGCCTTTTGTTTCTGTATCCTACTTTGTAGTATAATTAGATCCTCCTTCTGCTATTAGATATATTCAGCCCGTGCTACCCCTGTAGAGGTTAATTGTTTACCTAATATATTTTTCTTTTGAGCAGCTGAGAAGAGGGTGATACCTGGCAGTGCGGATGGTCAGTATGAGTTTGGTTCCTACATGTCAGTAACAATGAGCTGTGATCACAGGGTTATTGATGGTATgcctgaatgaatgaatgttgacTCGCTGAATGAGCAGGGTGACAAATTAACATTTGTTGACAAAATATTCTGTGTTGTAGGTGCAATTGGTGCGGAATTCCTGAAAGCGTTCAAGGGCTACATCGAGAACCCAACGACAATGTTGCTGTAAAGTTAGGAGGATGGAAACTATTCTTGTCAAGTTCATGAATAATGCACAGAATGGTGCTGTCTCGTTTTTACATAACCTCAGCATGGTCTTGTGGGATCCAGAAGAGGCCTGAAGCAAGAGCACAGGATGACCTGATTTTTGGACTGAAATCTCATTTGTTCGTTTTCCCTTCTGTTTCTCCCCGGATTTGCGATGCAAAGTAGGTTCGGTTTACATACACTGTCTTGAGCTCATTTTTGTGGGTTTTGTGCCACTGAGAAAATCTTAGTATAGGAGTTGCCAATTTTCTATATATATACGCAAACTTAACCAAGATGCTCAGCAAATGGTTGGAATAAATAAGCCATCCTGGATGAAACATCACCTTTTTGTTGTGTTTAGTGAC includes the following:
- the LOC127308977 gene encoding dihydrolipoyllysine-residue acetyltransferase component 2 of pyruvate dehydrogenase complex, mitochondrial, with translation MSAAHLLRHSRKLRSLRNAIDCERSGLARCFSTGSGSFAVKENGVEKRIGGARFSQYKQSGKNLETCKVSVGGVNGSSAFRGTLTNRISSGVTGLNGPLSCVRVASARSFSSSADLPPHQEIGMPSLSPTMTEGNIAKWVKKEGDQVSPGEVLCEVETDKATVEMECMEEGYLAKIVQGDGAKEIKVGEIICVTVEEEGDIEKFKDYKPSSSDAPVAPSESKAKAEPAEPKAEEKVPAKAPEPKAPKTEEASRSGDRIFSSPLARKLAEDNNVPLSSVKGTGPDGRILKADIEDYLASATKGGKSETFAASGLDYTDIPNAQIRKVTANRLLASKQTIPHYYLTVDTRVDNLIKLRGELNPQQEASGGKKISINDLVIKAAALALRKVPQCNSSWMNDFIRQYNNVNINVAVQTEHGLFVPVVRDADKKGLGTIGEEVKQLAQRARDNSLKPQDYEGGTFTVSNLGGPFGIKQFCAIINPPQSAILAIGSAEKRVIPGSADGQYEFGSYMSVTMSCDHRVIDGAIGAEFLKAFKGYIENPTTMLL